cagggatcGACTCTTAGCCCGTTCTTACTTGCTCTGGCGATGGATGTGCTGACGCGgcacattcaaggggaggtgctatggtgcatgttatttgccgATGACATTGCTAATTGATGAGACGAGAAGCGGGGTTAACACGaagctggaggtttggagacagaccctacaacctaaaggtttcaagttgagcaggaccaaaacggaatacttggagtgtaagttcagtgacGAGACTCATGAAGCGGATGTGGATGTGAAGCTTGATATGCAAGTGATCCTGaggaggggtagtttcaagtatctcGGGTCTATAATCCAAGGTAACggggagattgatgatgaggtCTCCCACCGTATCGgtgcgggatggatgaaatggaggctcaaGGTACCACCAAGACTtgagggtaagttctacagagtgttGGCTAGACctactatgttgtatggggctgagtgttggccagtcaataACTCCTATGTTCAGAGGATGAAAGTAACAGAAATGAGGATGcggagatggatgtgtgggcatactaggaGAGATAAGAATAGGAACGAAGTTATTCGGGACAAAGTGGGAGTGGCCCCCGTgaaggacaagatgcgggagttgaggctgagatggttcgagCATGTGCAGAGGAGGAGTACAGATGCTCCTGTTAAGAGGTGTGAGAAGCTGGCCATGGCGCGACTGAGaaggggtagaggtaggccgaagaagtattgaggagaggtgattaggcagcaCATGACACTActtcagctcactgaggacatgacccatGATAGAAGGGTGTGAAggttgaggattagggtagtaggcTAGTAGGTAGTCGAGATTCCCCGTTCTTTTTTAGTAGTATTAGTAgctctcttgttttttttttccgtaTTCTTTGCTctagtattttcttattctttcgTTCACTTCGTGTATCGTATTTTTCAGTTTGTTACTATTTGATGCtactttttcttttacttgttgttgttgtcgtcttTTTTCCATTTTCCTTATCGTCCTTTGTCcccctattctttctttcttcttcgtcttcttcctctctctctctctcttcacctTTTCTTGAGTCGATAgtctatcagaaacagcctctACCTTgccaggtaggggtaaggtatgcgtatacactaccctccctagatcTCTCTTGTGaaattatactgggtatgttgttgatAGTGTATTAAAGTACATTCCTACAGAGTACTGTACTTGTGAAACTGCAGCAAATGTCACTATATCTAGTATTGATTCACAAATTTTTAAATTATTCCGGAGCTAtattcagaaaaagaaaaataaatcgCACTTTACTAAGATTGTCATCTACTCgttattccaattttcagaatcggatttcgatcccgatatcaaaaagtcaactccccggtcaaattttcaaatttaaattttctattttcgtcatttcaagccttatTTAACTACGGACCTAAAAATAAATATCCGGTCACATTCCTAGGTCCGAAATCCCCATACAGAGGCCCACTTAGCCCGGGACCATTAGTTCGTGGGTCCGGtcccatttttgtgcggtccgtgatGGGCAGtccgcggccgcactcacttttgtgcggtccgcgctgccCTGTTCTGAGAAGCAGTGTCTTTCTTTTCAACTGTAATTCAGCGTCTTATTATCCTACCAATAGAGAAATCCAGTAACTACTCTATAAGGAGCGAAAAAGAGGCTgaatacataggcagcctctcaAATCTgtcaaatttttttatttaaacattTTGAACTAAGGGATTAGCCTATGAACACCGCTCAATCGAAATCTCTCCTAATAGACGCACATTACTTATATGATAGTGTGTGCGCGACACTAAAAATGAGTGCGTGAAGTCATTATTAATacgcaaataaataataataataaaatatactaCTATATCAATATGCTATGTTAGTATTGTCCCTATTTTTTTATTTCCCTTAAATGCTCCTCATAACACATTAACAATACTTTAATGAGGGGTTATTTTGCCTTTCcattggaaaaatatcttttcctttattttctttcgtCAGTTCTCCATTGGCTAACTCTCTCTCCGaccttttttattctttctcttctCTTCATCCCTACAattgacccaaaaaaaaaaaatatctttatgCCATTGCTAACTGATATTTTTCTTGAAGCCATTTCTCTGCCATTGCTAGGGATAGAAAAACTTTTGCAAACATAAATGGATTTTTCTGCCCtgaaaattgaaattttatgTTAAACACATTTCAGGTTGGGTAAACAAAATTGGGGAAAGGACCGATATACCCTACTATTAAAACTTAATAACAAACCATACCCCTAAAACCCCTAATTACCGTCGGTACCCCCCAAAATCTTTCCACCTGATACCTGTCTTTCCCCCAATGCGATATACGCGTGATTTTGTGCGAACTTATCGCTGCCTATGGATTATATAAATTGCTAACCCAAATAAAAACTAAGAATTTTCTTACTGTCTGCGCGTTTGTTGGTGAGCAGAGGAATTTGGGAGAAAATTTAGGGAAAATTGAAGCTCTGACAAATTTGGGAGAAAATTTTGAGGAAAATTGACGCTCTAACAAATTTCAGATTAAATATTTTGATTCAAAGCTGAAATATAATAATGGTCGAAATACCTACGTTGCTACATCATGGTGGGTATTGGTCTGATGATAAAATCGATTTTGAAGTTGAGGGAATGTTAATCAAATTGAATTGGAATTTCAATGATTTTCAGTTCGAGATTGCAAAGTATCTTTTATACGACTACAATTAATATCAAGTATACTGTTAAAGATGGTTATCCACCATTAACAGTAAGCAGTGATATGTCTTTGAAGATGTATATTAAGTTGGAAGAGACAAATTCGGATGTGATAGTTTTTCCCCTGTGTCTTACATTCAAGGAGAATAATACATATGTGAGCTGCTCGACTATAAGGTCAGTTGCAACACCAAGGATAACAATACAAAGCATATGGAACTCAATGAAGCTGTTGATATGTTGACAACAGAGAAATCAGAGAGTGATAAGAATATGGAACTCAATGATATGAATATAATTACAAATGCTTTACACAAAAAggttgaagtgggtcagttattCAAAGATAAAGAGGCCATACGGTAATGTGATGAAATACCACACAATCAAGAACAATTTCCAATGAGTTTAGCAACACCTGATTCTGTCACTAAAGATACTAGCTAATAATGTGATCTGCTTTGCTTGATGTAGTTTTCGTTGTCTTAGTTTCACCAAGTTAGGTTTACTGTTTATTGTTAACTTTCAGAGTTGTGATAATATACCATATTTTAATTGGCATATGTTAGAAACTAACACCATACCTATATAAATGACAGGTACTTCATTGATTGTGTATATCAGAATTGTTCTTGGGGTTTTAAAGCATCAAGACTAAACAAGTCTCATGTTTTCAAAGTTAGAAGCTTCAACAAACTTCACACGTGCCCAATTGATGAAAAGTTTGATACACGCCAGAATACTTCAATAGTTATGGCGAACTTGGTAAAACACAAGTATACTGACCCAAAAGAAGTATACACTGCTGGAGACATACAATGTAACATGTTGAATGATTATGACGTCACAATGAACTACAAACAAGCGtggagaacaaaagaaaagactcTTGACCTATTGAGAGGAAACTCAAGTAGTTCACATGGGAAGTTGACGAAATATCTTTATATGTTGGAGGTAACAAATCCCGGGTCTGTTACCAAGCTACACAACTCGGAAGATGGATGCTTCATGTATATATTTGTGGCACTTCATGCAATAATTAAAGGATGACAATATTATTGGTTTATTCTAGTAGTTGATGGGACTTTCTTGAAAGCATCATAGAGAGGAACCTTAATCACATCTTCCACGCAAGATGTATCAGGTAAGTATAGATCATCAAATATTATACTGTTTATAaagttattttttcttaaatcgATGATATACTTTTaataattgaaatttttttatacaTGTAAAATTCTTCCTTTTACTTATTCAGTGGTTGATTCAGAAAACGATGCATCCTGAGAATAATTCTTCACAATTCAGGGATATATATATGGCCTTAGGGGGACGGCATGTGCATAGTGTCAGATAGGCGTGAGAGTATCACAAAGGCAGCTTCTACCATCTATCTAGAGGCACCCCATTGTTTCTGTATTTTCCACCTCTGGAACAACATTAAGGCGAAATTCAAGAAGAGTCATAACCAACTTGCGCAAATATTCTTCAAAATGGCCAAAGCATACACATTTGACGAGTTCAGTTACCAAATAGAGATTGAAACAATTGATAAGAGGGTGTGGGAATATCTATTTGATGTTGGATACGACAAACGGTCAAGAGCACATTCAAAAgttaacacaacaacaataatgacATCTAGCATAGCTGAATCCATGAATTCAGCAAATAAGTCTGCAAGATATCTCCTAGTAACTCCGTTGCTAGATTTCATGACAAATTTGGTTAAGGAATGGAACTACAATAACAAAAAGATCGcaagaaaaatatttataaagCTGGGACAGAAGTATGAAGATATGCTGGAAGAAAACTTTATTTCTGCACGAAAGATGACGATATAATTGTTTATGACCATACTTATTAGATGCATTTTAGTTTGTATGATATTACGCTAGAACAATTTATGGCATAATTTTTACATAGCAGTAATAAATCTGTTTTAATAATGTAGGTAAAGCTAGCCATTGAATAATTTAGTGTATACAGTATATATGATGGAGGCAGCAGATATGTTGTCTGTATGGAGGAAAGAAAGTGTAGTTGCAGAAGATTTCAATTGGATGAACTTCCATGTCCGTATTTTTTGGCAATTATTAAGAAATTCAATATGGATCCATATCAATACTGCTCAATATACTACCAGCCGAAACTACATAGAAGATTCGTACAGAAATCTCAGTATGAGATTCTACCACCCAAGGGGAAGATCAAACAAGAAAGGTCACAGAAATCGAGATACAAAGAGTCGCATGAGAAAAAAATCCAAGAGATCAAAAGTTACATGTGAAATATGTGGACAACAGGGTCACAATTGTAAAACGTGCAAGAATCCTCCAAAGAGCACTTAACATACATTAATATCTTAGAAATTTGCATAGTATCAAATTATTTCATTGGATTATTGTAATATTTAATCACATATAGATTTCTGGAATAAAGTTCAAGAAATATATTGGATCTATCTCAACTTCCTTTCTTTCATTTCAGTTAATGAGATGAGGTGCTAATATATCCAATTGTTTTACTATGGAGTACCATTATTCCAAATAATCCTGCTATACTACAATATATACCATCATTATTGCTATTCCCCATACGGTTGGTATGCCACTATTCTTGGTATACTCTATAGAATACCACATTTATTGGAATTACCAGGGATCCTAGTATCCTCTGTAGTATACGACCTTTATACCATTATTCCCAATCTTGGTATACTACAGAGTATACTAAGATTACTGGTATTCTCAATAGTGTTAGTATACTGTATACCATGGTTACTAGTATTCCCCCATAATATTGGTATACTACTATTCTTCGTATACCATGGTTACTTGTATTCCTATTACAGTTGGTATACCACAAAGTATACAGTAATACCGCGATTATTGGTATTATGTTGGTATCATAATGTTGGTATACCACCTTTACAAGTAATGATAGTATTCTACAAAGTATACCGTGGTTACTGGTATTTCCATAGTTTCGGTATACTACTATAGTAGGTATACTACAAAGTATGCCATGGTTACTTGTGTTTCCATTATAGTATACCATAGTTAGTGGAATTCCCCCATAATGTTGGTATACTACTATTCTTCGTATACCATGATTACTGGTATCCCTTTATTATTAGTATACTACAAAGTATACCACTAATATTACAATTATTAGGGTCTTGGTATACTCTATAGTATACCAGGTTGTTGCCATTGTTAGGGGTCTTGGTATACTATGGagtatacaaaaaaaaaatatagaaactgTCACACTCAAGGGAGGATCTATGTATATGATTCGGGGTGGTACGCCACCCGTAAGTTTCAGCGAAAACTctatgtatatatgtaaatatgtataagaaatagtatatatatttaaAGTTCCACCCGTAGAACAAAAGTCGCCAAGGTGAAAGTGGCAAAGGTCCATCTTTTCCTTCTGCTTGGCACCCGAAACCCccaaattctggatccgcctctgtcaGTAGTGTTAGTATACTACAAAGTATACCATAGTTACTAGTATTCCCCCATAGTGTTGGTACACTACTATTCTTCGTATACCGTGGTTACTGGTATTCCCATAGTGTTGGTATACTACTTTTCAAGTAATGATAGAATGCTACAAAGTATACCATGGTTACCAGTATTTCCATTATTTTAGTATACTACTATAGTAGGTATACTATAAAGTACACCATGGTCACTAGTGTTCCATTATAGTCTACCATAGTGGTATCCCCCCATAATGTTGGTATACTATTATTCTTTGTATACCATGGCTATGGTATACTATAGAGTATACTGTGGTTACTGGTATACCATGGCACCAACACTTTGGGGATACCATAGTGTTGGTATACTAAAATATTCCCAGTAATGATATACATTAGAGAATATTCCCCCTTGTATAACATATCATACCACGATCACTAGTATTCCCATAGTGTTAGCATACAACTATTTCCAGTAGAGTGCTAGTATACAACTATTTCCAGTAGTATACTATCATGATGGATGGTATTCCTAATAAGCCTTTGGTATACTTACAGAGTATACTATAATAGTTGGTATTGTAGTATACCGAGATAACTGGTATTTCCAGTATCCTTGATCATTACTGGTATTTTCGGTGGGTCTTTAGCATAACAACAGAGTGTACAATTAATATTAATAGACCAAAAAAACTATAGAAGCATAGAAAAAGTTATGATATTAGCAAAAGATAGCGGTTGCACAAGGAGCACAATTATAACACAAAAGACTAAATTTAACATTACTAAAAAGAAGTTTAGAAGATGTTTGCATATACCATACTCAAAAGCAAAAAACCTGAAATTTCCTAAAGTACATCAGTAATTTTACAATGCTCACAACTATAATACTAGTTTTCCAAAAGGTTGAATGAGATTACTGATTAATCAACACCATCACTAATACCTACAACCTAAAAAACTACTTCTTGCTCCTCGCATTGCGCCTTTTTGAAATACAAGATTTGTCCAATCTTTCGGTCGCCTCATCTTCACTTATAACCATATTTTCCACTTGCTTCTTCTTCTCATAATGGTATAATAACGTTCCAAATCTGGTTCGAAGACGTTCAGAATCAAATATGTCGTTGTCTGCAAGAATCTTCTTACCTTCAATGATATACTCCGTAAATGCACAATAATATACACCACAATCActacatacaaaaatatataaaaaagaaataagataataataaaacaaCAAAAACCGAAGAAGATTATATAAAATAACATAACCACTTATGCTTTTTTCCTGTTCCGGCAAGTCATTAATTGGTAAAAGAGGAAATGGATCGGCCAGATTCTCTTTCTCCGAATTAATGAGAGCGACCCCTTGCAATGTCATGTCTTTGCTCATAAAATGGAGTAACAATGGTATTAAGACATCAAATGACTGCAACGCTTCACGAACAACTGCATCATGACTTGCATATCTCATAGAGTCGTATATGTAAATGCACCTATCATGGAAAGACATGACACCCAATACCTAATGCCACACAGTTTTCACATTAATTGGCATAAACACATAATCCAAGCATatactttttaaatttctttGTCATGTCGAGCATCTTGATTCTTACATTTGTGCTCCTTGAAGTTGATTTAGCGAATAACTCTTGAATACTACAACTGAAAAAATTGCCAGTCGTTGTTATCCTCACATTTTCATATTTAGCTTTCTTCTGGAGGTAGTAGAATATCACATCAATAtgctgcaaaaagaaaaaaagtattaCTCCAAAACATACACACACCTGTCaactaaacaaaaataaaaaataatgtctGTTGACATACCGTCGATCTGATACCTATATCAGCATAATGTAGTTCAAAAACCCACGTCCTCTGAGCTATGCATGCAACTCCAAGATCAACCTCTTGATAAAGTATATCATTCTTCTTTTCGTACACCTTCTTCGTGAAgatttaataaatatataaataaactaGTCGAAACtatgataaaaaaaatacaatcaaCCATAATTAAAACTGTAACATTACCTGCGAGTTACAATTAACTTTCTTACAACAAACTAAGAAAACTCATGACTAACTAATAGAGGAACTTCTTCTATAATTGATGTTTTAAAAGGGTGATCCCCTTTCACAACAATACGAGGTACAACAGGTTCTCTCATTCTTGTTGCATCTTCTTGACTTGAGTCATCTGAAAACTCATAAGCTTGAACCTCTTCACCTGTTGACTGAATCAACAAAGAAGACATTGTAGCACCTTCAGGTGTAGAGCAATTTGGTTTTAAAATACATTACAAGACCTACACCTATGGACTGGTTCACAACCTCAGAAGTTAGGTTATGAATCTGAGAGTAGCTCACCTCAACCTCGTAATCTGAAAATATTTCAGTTGTTTATTGTTTACGAATCCCAACAGTTGGAACATCTTCATCACCTAATTGTTTAGGCATTTGACAAGATGGAAGatcttcaattgttgtttcttTACCAAGCTCACGTGCTAGTTTATGAGCCTCCGAATCACACATTTCAAACCACTTATCATCATCTGCATTTCCTAAGGTCGTTTTACCAACTCTAACATCAACTAACCCAGGTGCTACATAAAATATATCAAGCTGTTAGAAAgataaacataaaaaaaaaaaaaatatagaactATACAAATAAATACCAGATGTCCCTTCCTTTATCCCTTCTAAATTCACACCTTCATTATTATTGCCATCATTTTTCTTGATATCATGGGCATCATCTCCAGGGCCAGACACTGAAACATTTTTGAAATTCTTATTACAAAATAGGTAAAAAAATCGCAACTAACATGAAATAATCAATATGTTGAAACCACAAAAATAGACCAACATATACTACAACAATACACTAGTATACCTTATTTGGCTTTGTTTTCATCGACCATATCCTGATTAGTATCACCATCACCATCTTGATCTGTTTCAACATCTCTATTGTGTTGGTGCTtcatcaaaaatttcaaaaaagtcattttaattttagaactgccaaaaaatagaaaaacaataCAAACAAGAAATACTATTATACCTCTGAATTGCTCTTTTTAAGTGAATCAATGGCATCGAACACCTCCACAAATTTCTCGACAACATAATTCTTTAAAACTACTAGTTCATCCTTATATTCCTTTTTCAATAACAatacttttttctttaatttttcttg
This DNA window, taken from Nicotiana tabacum cultivar K326 chromosome 15, ASM71507v2, whole genome shotgun sequence, encodes the following:
- the LOC142169575 gene encoding uncharacterized protein LOC142169575 → MAKAYTFDEFSYQIEIETIDKRVWEYLFDVGYDKRSRAHSKVNTTTIMTSSIAESMNSANKSARYLLVTPLLDFMTNLVKEWNYNNKKIARKIFIKLGQKYEDMLEENFISARKMTI